The following are encoded in a window of Mycobacterium vicinigordonae genomic DNA:
- a CDS encoding nitroreductase family protein, with protein sequence METWDAICARRNVRQYTNQPVSDADLDRIAEAGWRAPSAKNRQPWDFVIVTDRAQLQELSTVWMGARHIASAAAAIVLVVPVPPDERRKIVDQYDVGQATMAMMLAATDLGIGTGHSSVGDQDKARAILGVPDDRLVAFMLGLGYPADRPLRPIRKPNRRPFGEVVHRGRW encoded by the coding sequence ATGGAGACCTGGGATGCGATCTGCGCGCGGCGCAATGTCCGGCAATACACCAACCAACCCGTGTCCGATGCGGATCTCGACCGTATCGCCGAGGCCGGGTGGCGGGCACCGTCGGCAAAGAACAGGCAGCCGTGGGATTTTGTGATCGTCACCGATCGCGCTCAGCTGCAAGAACTCTCGACTGTCTGGATGGGTGCCAGGCACATCGCGTCGGCGGCGGCTGCGATCGTGCTGGTGGTGCCGGTGCCACCGGACGAACGCCGCAAGATCGTCGACCAGTATGATGTCGGTCAGGCGACCATGGCGATGATGCTGGCCGCCACCGACCTGGGCATCGGCACCGGCCACTCATCAGTGGGGGACCAGGACAAGGCGCGGGCGATCCTCGGTGTTCCTGACGATCGTCTAGTCGCCTTCATGCTAGGCCTGGGATATCCCGCTGATCGGCCGCTGCGGCCGATTCGCAAACCGAACCGTCGCCCGTTTGGCGAAGTTGTCCACCGCGGTCGCTGGTGA
- the cynS gene encoding cyanase, producing the protein MNRHEITEQIVVARLTNGLSWQQLADAVDRPLLWTTSALLGQHSIPPELGKILVEMLGLDKSTVPILAATPMRGGLPTPVPTDPTIYRFYEALQVYGGALKEVIHEQFGDGIMSAINFSIDLQKKPHPSGDRVVVTFDGKFLPYQWTSAHD; encoded by the coding sequence GTGAACAGACACGAAATCACCGAACAGATCGTCGTGGCGCGGCTGACCAACGGCCTGAGCTGGCAGCAGCTGGCCGACGCCGTCGACCGGCCGCTGCTATGGACGACGTCGGCGCTGCTGGGTCAACACTCAATACCCCCCGAACTGGGCAAGATCCTGGTCGAGATGCTCGGTCTGGACAAATCGACCGTGCCGATATTGGCGGCAACCCCGATGCGGGGCGGACTGCCGACACCGGTGCCCACCGACCCCACCATCTACCGCTTCTACGAGGCGCTGCAGGTCTACGGTGGCGCACTCAAAGAAGTCATCCACGAGCAGTTCGGCGACGGCATCATGAGCGCCATCAACTTCAGCATCGACCTGCAGAAGAAGCCGCACCCTTCCGGCGACCGCGTCGTGGTCACCTTCGACGGCAAATTCCTTCCCTACCAATGGACTTCGGCCCACGATTAG
- a CDS encoding SDR family NAD(P)-dependent oxidoreductase: MDINGISAIVTGGASGIGAATARQLAARGARVVVADLQEDRGKELAHEIGGAFVTVDVTKTEQIEDAVNTAVDLGPLRALVNSAGVGWAQRTIGKDGEFASAHNLDAYKKVLAINLVGTFDCIRLAATAMSRLEPSPTGERGAIVNMTSVAAFDGQIGQAAYSSSKGGVVGLTLPVARDLAAVGIRVNTVAPGLIDTPIYGEGEASEAFKAKLGESVLFPHRLGAPDELASMVLELLSNSYMNAEVVRVDGGIRMPPK; encoded by the coding sequence GTGGATATCAACGGAATCAGTGCAATCGTCACCGGTGGGGCATCAGGAATCGGTGCGGCCACCGCACGGCAACTGGCCGCCAGGGGCGCCCGGGTCGTCGTCGCCGATCTGCAGGAGGATCGCGGCAAGGAACTCGCTCACGAGATCGGCGGTGCCTTCGTCACCGTCGACGTCACCAAGACGGAGCAGATCGAGGATGCCGTGAACACCGCGGTCGACCTCGGTCCGTTGCGCGCACTGGTCAATTCCGCCGGTGTTGGCTGGGCGCAGCGCACCATCGGCAAGGACGGCGAATTCGCCTCGGCGCACAACCTGGACGCGTACAAGAAGGTGCTGGCGATCAACCTGGTCGGTACGTTCGACTGCATCCGCCTGGCGGCGACGGCCATGAGCCGACTGGAACCCAGCCCGACCGGTGAGCGCGGGGCAATCGTGAACATGACTAGTGTCGCCGCCTTCGACGGCCAGATCGGCCAGGCCGCGTACTCGTCGTCCAAGGGCGGCGTGGTCGGACTGACACTGCCGGTGGCCCGCGACCTGGCTGCGGTGGGTATCCGGGTCAATACGGTGGCTCCCGGCCTCATCGACACCCCGATTTACGGGGAAGGCGAAGCTTCGGAGGCGTTCAAGGCCAAGCTGGGTGAATCGGTGCTGTTTCCGCACCGGTTGGGCGCACCCGACGAACTCGCCTCTATGGTTCTCGAGCTGCTCAGCAACTCCTACATGAACGCCGAGGTTGTCCGCGTGGACGGCGGAATCCGGATGCCTCCCAAGTAG